The nucleotide window CATCATCGGTAAAGGTGGTGGAGAGGTTGACAGAATTAAAGAAGAGCTGAAAAAATTAACCGGTAACGACGATGTTCAGATTAACATTTTAGAGATCCGTCGTCCTGAGACTGATGCTATGATTGTAGGTGATACCATCGCCCGCCAGATCGAAAACCGTATCAATTTCAAACGCGCTACTAAAATGGCTATTGCTTCTGCGCTGCGTATGGGTGCTGAGGGTATCAAGGTTAAATTGAGTGGTCGTTTAAATGGTGCTGAGATTGCCCGTAGCGAAGAGTTCAAACAGGGTCGTGTTCCTTTGCACACTTTCCGTATGGACATAGATTATGCAAATGTATTTGCTCAGACTGTATACGGTAAAATCGGTATTAAAGTATGGATTTGTAAAGGCGAGGTTTTAACTAAAAGAGATTTGAACCCGAACTTTATATCCGGAAACGATAAAGCAGTTGGTGGAAACGAAAGAAGAGGTGGAGATCGTCGTGACGACAGAAGAGGTGACCGCCGTGGTGCAAGAGACAGAAAAAATTAAGTTTTAATATGACCATTTGAAGATTTGAGAATTTGATTATCTCAAATCTCGA belongs to Niabella yanshanensis and includes:
- the rpsC gene encoding 30S ribosomal protein S3 → MGQKANPIGNRLGIIRGWESNWYGSKRDFASKLIEDNKIRTYLNARINKGGISKIVIERTLGKLIITIHTSKPGIIIGKGGGEVDRIKEELKKLTGNDDVQINILEIRRPETDAMIVGDTIARQIENRINFKRATKMAIASALRMGAEGIKVKLSGRLNGAEIARSEEFKQGRVPLHTFRMDIDYANVFAQTVYGKIGIKVWICKGEVLTKRDLNPNFISGNDKAVGGNERRGGDRRDDRRGDRRGARDRKN